A single region of the Lotus japonicus ecotype B-129 chromosome 4, LjGifu_v1.2 genome encodes:
- the LOC130709871 gene encoding LOW QUALITY PROTEIN: 11-beta-hydroxysteroid dehydrogenase-like 4A (The sequence of the model RefSeq protein was modified relative to this genomic sequence to represent the inferred CDS: inserted 1 base in 1 codon), producing MVAIYKMLDIALPILSPILISIFXATFLVFKLIIHVKKMVCPENLAMKVVLITGAASGIGEQLAYEYARRGAKLSLVDIREENLEAVANKAKSLGSPDVTIICADVSKDQDCKRFVDQTVNHFGRLDHLVNNAGVGGTAPARVENSHDVISECIPIMDINFWGAVYGTLHAIPHLKNSKGKIVVIASGCGWFPLPRLSYYNASKAAVINFFETLRIELGCSVGITIATPGFVKTNLALRAMKYEASLRRIPMGSAFECAEAIVKSACRGDMYVTNPSWVKTMFLWKVLYPEIVDWASHLLFGLSSNTSSKKDNVHLPRDPEIKAE from the exons ATGGTCGCAATTTACAAGATGCTGGACATTGCATTGCCCATATTATCACCGATCTTGATCTCCATCT ATGCTACTTTTCTTGTCTTCAAGCTCATTATTCATGTAAAAAAAATGGTATGCCCTGAAAACTTAGCAATGAAAGTAGTTCTAATCACTGGAGCAGCCTCAGGGATTGGCGAg cAACTAGCTTATGAGTATGCTAGGCGAGGAGCAAAGTTATCTCTGGTTGACATTAGAGAGGAAAATCTTGAAGCAGTGGCTAATAAGGCCAAGTCTCTGGGTTCCCCTGATGTTACCATCATTTGTGCAGATGTATCCAAGGATCAAGATTGCAAGCGCTTTGTCGATCAAACGGTGAATCACTTTGGAAGAT TGGATCATCTGGTAAATAATGCTGGAGTTGGTGGAACTGCTCCTGCGAGGGTGGAGAATAGCCATGATGTGATTTCTGAATGCATTCCAATTATG GACATAAATTTCTGGGGAGCAGTTTATGGCACTTTACATGCGATTCCACATCTCAAAAACAGCAAAGGCAAGATCGTAGTGATTGCTTCAGGTTGTGGCTGGTTCCCACTTCCAAGACTCAGCTACTATAAT GCAAGCAAGGCTGCAGTGATAAATTTCTTTGAGACATTGAGAATTGAACTTGGTTGTTCTGTTGGCATAACAATCGCCACTCCTGGTTTTGTCAAAACAAACCTGGCATTGAGGGCCATGAAATATGAG GCAAGTTTGAGAAGGATTCCAATGGGGTCAGCATTTGAATGTGCTGAAGCCATAGTGAAAAGTGCATGCAGGGGAGACATGTATGTGACAAACCCTTCATGGGTCAAAACTATGTTTCTTTGGAAAGTGCTTTATCCTGAGATAGTGGACTGGGCCAGCCACTTGTTATTTGGGCTTTCCTCTAACACATCTAGCAAGAAGGACAATGTGCATTTGCCAAGGGACCCAGAGATTAAGGCTGAATAA
- the LOC130709870 gene encoding 11-beta-hydroxysteroid dehydrogenase A-like: MDFIHGILNVLVPPIGLTFLLCILPSYLLFKIIYFIVKSVFSENVAGKVILITGASSGIGEHLAYEYGRRGACLALVARRENRLKEVACKAKSLGSPEVITIPADVSIVQDCKRFVDLTFNHFGRLDHLVNNAGIVPVCLFEDTTDITNFAPAMDINFWGSAYCTYFSIPYLRQCKGKIIAIASSAGWLPAPRMMFYNASKAAVISLYETLRTELGGDIGITIVTPGLVESEMTQGKFLSKEGRMVLDQEMRDVQVSLMPIRSVTEAARGIVNSACRGDSFLAEPAWIKTTFYWKAFCPEVLEILNRWLLISGSSERDTISKKLVDLSGLKKYMYPESIRNPKLKPNKPTIVCLKTRSYHVV, translated from the exons ATGGATTTCATTCATGGCATCTTGAACGTTCTAGTTCCCCCTATAGGCCTAACTTTTCTTCTCTGCATTTTACCATCTTATCTGTTATTCAAGATTATCTACTTCATTGTGAAATCAGTGTTTAGTGAGAACGTAGCAGGAAAAGTAATTCTGATCACTGGTGCTTCCTCTGGCATAGGCGAG CATCTAGCATATGAGTATGGTAGAAGAGGGGCGTGTTTGGCTCTTGTTGCTAGAAGAGAGAATCGATTAAAGGAGGTTGCTTGCAAAGCCAAGTCTCTCGGATCCCCTGAAGTTATCACCATCCCTGCAGATGTTTCAATAGTACAAGACTGCAAAAGATTCGTTGATTTAACATTCAACCACTTTGGACGAT TGGATCACCTGGTGAACAATGCAGGAATAGTTCCTGTCTGCTTGTTTGAAGACACTACTGATATCACTAATTTTGCTCCTGCAATG GACATTAACTTCTGGGGTTCTGCCTACTGCACTTATTTTTCAATCCCATACCTGAGACAATGCAAAGGTAAGATCATAGCTATAGCTTCCTCAGCTGGATGGCTTCCGGCGCCAAGAATGATGTTCTACAAT GCAAGCAAAGCAGCAGTGATCAGCTTATATGAGACTCTGAGAACCGAACTGGGAGGGGACATAGGAATTACTATAGTCACCCCGGGGTTGGTTGAGTCAGAAATGACCCAAGGGAAGTTCCTATCCAAGGAAGGACGAATGGTTCTTGACCAAGAAATGAGAGAT GTTCAAGTTAGTTTGATGCCTATAAGATCAGTGACAGAAGCTGCCAGAGGAATTGTGAATAGTGCTTGCCGTGGAGACTCTTTCTTGGCAGAACCAGCATGGATTAAGACAACATTCTATTGGAAGGCATTTTGCCCTGAAGTGTTGGAGATTTTGAACCGATGGCTGCTAATCTCAGGGTCTTCAGAGAGGGATACAATTAGCAAGAAGCTCGTTGATCTATCAGGATTAAAGAAGTACATGTATCCTGAGTCAATCAGAAAtcccaagctgaaacccaacaAACCAACAATAGTGTGTTTGAAAACTAGGTCATACCATGTTGtataa